In Fibrobacter sp. UWB16, a single genomic region encodes these proteins:
- a CDS encoding 16S rRNA (guanine(527)-N(7))-methyltransferase RsmG — MSYRINKAQQDLLNQFLSGHGVQLSEETLDKLYQFADLVVDTKEYGNLISAKDSEKFLSRHIADSLVPFVFMGKSLDPSTSPNGSAQDDKLRQARTGVGNDKIRWADMGAGAGCPVFPLAIAMPNVQFYAVEPRHMRVNFMQMVKEKLHLDNLTVVGKRFETSGLTDLDFISCRALSTFENDWERAQAGLKQGGTFVTLKSFNNIAHLENDPKVHIQKYELPEEEQVYALVTRGNNE, encoded by the coding sequence TTGAGCTATAGAATTAACAAAGCGCAGCAAGATCTTTTAAACCAGTTCCTTTCGGGACATGGTGTACAGCTGTCCGAAGAGACTCTCGACAAGCTTTACCAGTTTGCAGACTTGGTGGTGGACACCAAGGAATATGGTAACTTGATTTCGGCAAAGGATTCTGAAAAGTTTTTGAGCAGGCACATCGCCGACTCTCTTGTTCCCTTCGTGTTTATGGGGAAGTCACTGGATCCTTCGACTTCGCCTAACGGCTCCGCTCAGGATGACAAGCTCCGTCAAGCGAGGACAGGCGTCGGGAATGACAAAATCCGTTGGGCCGATATGGGTGCTGGTGCAGGTTGCCCAGTTTTCCCGCTTGCAATTGCCATGCCAAACGTGCAGTTCTATGCAGTCGAACCACGCCACATGCGCGTGAACTTTATGCAGATGGTCAAGGAAAAGCTCCACTTGGACAACTTGACCGTCGTCGGCAAGCGCTTTGAAACTTCCGGCCTGACCGACCTTGACTTTATCAGCTGCCGTGCCCTCTCGACTTTCGAAAACGACTGGGAACGTGCCCAGGCAGGTCTCAAGCAGGGCGGAACTTTTGTCACGCTGAAGAGCTTCAACAATATTGCCCATTTGGAAAACGATCCGAAAGTGCATATCCAGAAGTATGAACTTCCAGAAGAAGAACAGGTGTACGCTCTAGTCACCCGAGGTAATAATGAGTAA
- a CDS encoding ParA family protein: protein MSKIIAICNQKGGVGKTTTAVNLAASFAALEKKTLLLDMDPQGNASQGLGFMESQDMDIHEILDMAGNPDNLTLENIKPAILDTSLEYLKVITSGPDLAVMEIELVNAMSRERRLERVMNVLKQEFDFIIIDAPPSLNLLTINTLTAATSVLIPVQCEYYALQGMTELFKTIREVQKNLNSNLKIEGALLTMYDSRLSLSKQVAEEVRENLSDTVFQTMIPRNVKLSEAPSHGKPVILYDVQSTGSQAYMKLAEEILNKEK from the coding sequence ATGAGTAAAATTATCGCCATATGCAACCAAAAAGGTGGCGTCGGTAAAACTACTACGGCCGTGAACTTGGCCGCGAGTTTTGCAGCCCTTGAAAAGAAGACCCTTCTTTTAGACATGGACCCGCAGGGTAATGCCTCTCAAGGTCTCGGTTTCATGGAATCCCAGGATATGGATATCCACGAAATCCTGGACATGGCTGGTAATCCGGACAATCTCACGCTCGAAAATATCAAGCCCGCCATCTTGGACACGTCGCTTGAATACCTCAAGGTCATCACTTCTGGACCTGACCTCGCCGTCATGGAAATTGAACTTGTCAACGCCATGAGCCGCGAACGCAGACTCGAACGCGTGATGAACGTTCTCAAGCAGGAGTTCGATTTCATCATCATCGACGCTCCTCCGAGCTTGAACTTACTCACAATTAATACACTGACGGCCGCAACGAGCGTGCTCATTCCGGTGCAGTGTGAATATTATGCATTGCAGGGTATGACTGAACTTTTCAAGACTATCCGTGAAGTCCAGAAAAATCTGAACTCCAACTTGAAAATTGAAGGCGCCCTCCTCACGATGTACGATTCCCGTCTGAGCCTTTCGAAGCAGGTTGCCGAAGAAGTTCGCGAAAACTTGAGCGACACCGTTTTCCAGACGATGATTCCGCGCAACGTGAAACTCTCCGAAGCTCCGTCCCACGGCAAGCCGGTCATCCTTTACGATGTGCAGAGCACAGGTTCGCAGGCATACATGAAGCTCGCCGAAGAAATATTGAATAAGGAAAAGTGA